One window of Mediterraneibacter butyricigenes genomic DNA carries:
- the glgA gene encoding glycogen synthase GlgA — translation MKNILYVASEAVPFIKTGGLADVVGSLPKYFDRKKYDVRVVLPKYSCMKQEWKDKMEYVDHFYMNINGEDQYVGILKIVLDKITFYFIDNEHYFTGFTPYGDTLWDIEKFAFFSKAALSILPVIGFRPDLIHCHDWQAGLVPVYLDNFRYGGEYYRGIHTVMTIHNLKFQGVWDRDSVQRITGLPDYYFAPDKMEAYDNANLLKGGIVFADKVTTVSETYAEEIKTPFFGEGLDGLMYARSNDLSGIVNGLDYNEYCPFMDPIIKKHYTSDTFRRNKVANKTALQEELGLVKDSKVMMIGMVSRLTDQKGFDLVDYVMDELCQDAVQIVVLGTGEVKYENMFRHFAWKYPEKVSANIFYSEEMSHKIYASADAFLMPSLFEPCGLSQLMSLRYGTVPIVRETGGLKDTVEAYNEYEKTGTGFSFANYNAHEMLHTIRYAERIFYDKKRDWNKIVERGMERDFSWKNSAKQYDMLYKNLLG, via the coding sequence ATGAAAAATATTCTTTATGTTGCATCAGAAGCAGTACCATTTATTAAAACGGGAGGACTGGCAGATGTTGTGGGTTCTTTGCCAAAATATTTTGACAGAAAAAAATACGACGTGCGAGTGGTTCTGCCAAAATATTCCTGTATGAAGCAGGAATGGAAAGATAAAATGGAATATGTGGATCATTTTTATATGAACATAAACGGAGAAGACCAGTACGTAGGCATTTTAAAGATCGTACTGGATAAGATTACGTTTTATTTTATAGATAATGAACATTACTTTACGGGATTTACTCCTTATGGAGATACACTATGGGATATCGAGAAGTTCGCGTTCTTTTCCAAAGCGGCTTTAAGTATCCTTCCGGTGATCGGATTCAGACCGGATCTGATCCATTGCCACGACTGGCAGGCAGGTCTTGTTCCGGTTTATCTGGATAATTTCCGTTACGGAGGAGAATATTACCGGGGAATCCATACTGTTATGACGATACATAACCTGAAATTCCAGGGAGTCTGGGATCGGGACAGCGTACAGCGGATTACGGGACTTCCGGATTATTATTTTGCGCCGGATAAGATGGAGGCTTATGACAACGCCAATCTCTTAAAAGGCGGAATCGTATTTGCCGACAAGGTTACTACGGTCAGTGAGACCTATGCAGAAGAGATCAAGACTCCGTTTTTTGGAGAAGGTCTGGACGGACTGATGTATGCCAGATCCAATGACTTAAGCGGAATCGTCAATGGACTGGATTATAATGAATACTGTCCGTTTATGGATCCGATAATCAAAAAGCACTATACGTCCGATACGTTCCGGCGAAATAAAGTGGCAAATAAAACGGCACTGCAGGAAGAACTTGGGTTGGTGAAGGATTCGAAGGTAATGATGATCGGCATGGTATCCCGACTGACAGATCAGAAGGGATTTGACCTGGTGGACTATGTGATGGATGAACTTTGTCAGGATGCGGTACAGATCGTGGTTCTTGGAACCGGAGAAGTGAAATATGAAAATATGTTCCGGCACTTTGCATGGAAGTATCCGGAGAAGGTTTCCGCAAACATTTTCTATTCCGAAGAAATGTCCCATAAGATTTATGCCTCTGCCGATGCATTTCTGATGCCGTCCCTGTTTGAACCATGCGGATTAAGCCAGTTGATGAGCTTAAGATACGGAACAGTCCCAATCGTACGGGAGACCGGAGGACTGAAAGATACCGTAGAAGCCTATAATGAATATGAGAAGACCGGTACGGGATTCAGCTTTGCAAACTACAATGCCCATGAGATGCTTCATACGATCCGGTATGCAGAACGGATCTTCTATGATAAGAAACGTGACTGGAACAAGATCGTAGAACGCGGCATGGAACGGGATTTCTCCTGGAAAAATTCAGCAAAGCAATATGATATGCTTTACAAGAATCTTCTGGGATAG